From one Streptomyces mobaraensis genomic stretch:
- a CDS encoding MaoC family dehydratase, with translation MADDAPPSGYERLGPQHYREVVGFLYEEFTVGDVIEHRPGRTITEMDNVLMSTLSMNDAPLHIDAAFCADTPWGRPLVSSLVTLSIVGGMTARSTSGKALANLGWDRIRLPNPVFTGDTLYASTEILGKRLSRSRPGEGIVSCRTTGTKSTGEVVLVFERSFLVPCRDPEPGGPDAAGRGNG, from the coding sequence ATGGCGGACGACGCCCCGCCCAGCGGCTACGAGCGGCTGGGACCGCAGCACTACCGGGAAGTGGTGGGCTTCCTGTACGAGGAGTTCACCGTCGGCGACGTGATCGAGCACCGGCCCGGCCGGACCATCACCGAGATGGACAACGTCCTCATGAGCACGCTGTCGATGAACGACGCCCCCCTGCACATCGACGCCGCGTTCTGCGCGGACACCCCCTGGGGCCGGCCGCTGGTCTCCAGCCTGGTCACCCTGAGCATCGTCGGCGGCATGACGGCCCGCAGCACCAGCGGCAAGGCCCTGGCCAACCTGGGCTGGGACCGCATCCGGCTGCCCAACCCGGTGTTCACCGGCGACACCCTCTACGCCAGCACCGAGATCCTCGGCAAACGGCTCTCCCGCAGCCGCCCCGGCGAGGGCATCGTCTCCTGCCGGACCACCGGCACCAAGTCCACCGGCGAGGTCGTGCTCGTCTTCGAGCGCAGCTTCCTGGTGCCCTGCCGCGACCCCGAGCCCGGCGGTCCGGACGCCGCGGGGCGGGGGAACGGATGA
- a CDS encoding 8-amino-7-oxononanoate synthase family protein — MNDTPSNPPNLTDITGPHRYRNSATMIRTADPAWLGAAQAGLIGVVADSPDANNRLVTPDGHEFVNMCSCSYLGLNHHPAVVEGAIEALRETGATSLVMPTTRVRHRLLARLEEELGDLFGCHALPGASCSALTAGILPLIASGHLSDGQPRVMVFDRFCHFCMSYMKPVCGDESLVLTCDHNDLDRLEEICRTYPRVAYVADGAYSMGGAAALDGLRRLQERYGLFLYLDDSHSLSILGEHGEGFARSQLEMNELTVITASLGKAFGTAGGIAMLGSREKFEFLHRHAGPVGWSQNISFPVVGASLASAAIHRSPELAELQRRLQENIAYFDAAFPTAFAGNGLPVRRITVGDPEAAVKLSADMFQRGFYCSAVFFPIVPKGEAGLRIMIRADLSREKLDEFIGHIKDLSPTSPTH; from the coding sequence ACCGCTACCGCAACAGCGCCACTATGATCCGTACGGCCGACCCGGCGTGGCTGGGTGCCGCGCAGGCCGGGCTGATCGGCGTCGTGGCCGACTCCCCCGACGCGAACAACCGGCTCGTCACCCCGGACGGGCACGAGTTCGTCAACATGTGCTCCTGCTCGTACCTGGGCCTCAACCATCACCCCGCCGTGGTGGAGGGCGCGATCGAGGCGCTCCGGGAGACCGGCGCCACCTCCCTGGTGATGCCGACCACCCGGGTCCGGCACCGGCTGCTGGCCCGGCTGGAGGAGGAGCTCGGCGACCTCTTCGGCTGCCACGCCCTGCCCGGCGCCTCGTGCAGCGCGCTCACCGCCGGCATCCTGCCGCTGATCGCCTCGGGCCATCTGTCCGACGGACAGCCGCGCGTGATGGTCTTCGACCGGTTCTGCCACTTCTGCATGTCGTACATGAAGCCCGTCTGCGGTGACGAGAGCCTCGTCCTCACCTGTGACCACAACGACCTCGACCGGCTGGAGGAGATCTGCCGGACGTATCCGCGGGTCGCCTACGTCGCCGACGGCGCCTACTCCATGGGCGGCGCGGCGGCCCTGGACGGGCTGCGGCGGCTCCAGGAGCGGTACGGCCTCTTCCTCTATCTGGACGACTCGCACTCGCTCTCCATCCTCGGCGAGCACGGCGAGGGTTTCGCCCGCTCGCAGCTGGAGATGAACGAGCTGACCGTCATCACCGCCAGTCTGGGCAAGGCGTTCGGCACCGCCGGCGGCATCGCGATGCTGGGCAGCCGGGAGAAGTTCGAGTTCCTGCACCGGCATGCCGGCCCGGTCGGCTGGTCGCAGAACATCTCCTTCCCGGTCGTCGGGGCCTCCCTCGCCTCGGCCGCCATCCACCGCTCCCCCGAACTCGCGGAACTCCAGCGCAGACTCCAGGAGAACATCGCCTACTTCGACGCCGCCTTCCCCACCGCCTTCGCCGGAAACGGCCTTCCCGTGCGCCGCATCACCGTCGGCGACCCGGAGGCGGCCGTCAAGCTCTCCGCCGACATGTTCCAGCGCGGCTTCTACTGCTCGGCGGTCTTCTTCCCCATCGTCCCCAAGGGCGAGGCGGGCCTGCGCATCATGATCCGCGCCGATCTGTCCCGGGAGAAGCTCGACGAATTCATCGGCCACATCAAGGACCTCTCCCCCACCTCCCCCACGCACTGA